A single window of Hymenobacter sp. APR13 DNA harbors:
- a CDS encoding ABC transporter ATP-binding protein, protein MLQLRNIEKVYQTKTIETVALHQVNLTIGQGEFVSIMGPSGCGKSTLLSIMGLLDEPTSGEIELDGRPVQSYSDRELAALRNHKIGFVFQSYHLINDLSVLDNVELPLLYRPGVGGKERRERAYAALDKVGLSPRTSHFPSQLSGGQRQRVAIARALAGRPEIILADEPTGNLDSVMGEEIMDLLLHLNRQEGTTIVMVTHDEQQALKTQRLIRFFDGSQVS, encoded by the coding sequence GTGCTGCAGCTGCGCAACATCGAGAAGGTCTACCAGACCAAAACCATCGAAACGGTGGCTTTGCACCAAGTGAACCTGACCATCGGGCAGGGGGAATTCGTGTCGATTATGGGGCCCAGCGGCTGTGGCAAATCCACGCTGCTCAGCATTATGGGGCTGCTAGACGAGCCCACCAGCGGCGAAATCGAGCTGGATGGCCGCCCCGTGCAATCATACTCCGACCGGGAACTGGCCGCGCTGCGCAACCACAAAATTGGGTTCGTGTTCCAGAGCTACCACCTCATCAACGACCTCTCGGTGCTCGATAACGTGGAGCTGCCGCTGCTGTACCGGCCCGGCGTGGGGGGCAAAGAACGCCGGGAGCGGGCCTACGCCGCCCTCGATAAAGTGGGCCTGAGTCCGCGCACCAGCCACTTCCCCAGTCAGCTTTCCGGGGGGCAGCGCCAGCGCGTGGCTATTGCACGGGCCCTGGCCGGCCGCCCCGAAATCATCCTCGCCGACGAGCCCACCGGCAACCTCGACTCGGTGATGGGGGAGGAGATTATGGACCTGCTGCTGCACCTCAACCGCCAGGAAGGCACCACCATCGTGATGGTCACCCACGACGAGCAGCAGGCCCTGAAAACCCAGCGCCTCATCCGCTTCTTCGACGGCAGCCAAGTCTCATAG
- a CDS encoding TolC family protein: MPALAQNQPPAVSLQQVIEQALSQSAVAKQAATSRDQSYWQWRGYQANYRPQLGLQGTLPGFSRAVTPVVQPDGTTDFRAVRINNSNLALTLTQNIGRTGGQVFVASELQRFDDFNGGLKRYNNQPVAIGLTQPLGMFNNLKWARRVETLRYQESQRLYVEERETIAQRITELYFDVLQQQVNAEVAGQNVQANEELLRIGQERYRLGRLSQSDVLRLELNLLNARQAVAQGQLDAQNAAVELQIYTGLSAEHLRLAVPAAVPRLVVPAGRALAEAQQYRSVGLAFRRRLLEAERAVALARGSTGFQATLAANLGYVNQAGNLWDTYAALQNQQQVRLTFALPLVDWGRQKSIVKTAELTRRQVQTDVAQEEASFALSVEVQAAQLGTLAEQLTLTARSDSLARQRYAIAQATYKVGRISLTDLTIASAEKDQARRTYILALRAAWVAHYRLRALTLYDFERQQPLAAQ, from the coding sequence ATGCCCGCGCTGGCCCAGAACCAGCCGCCGGCCGTGTCTCTGCAGCAGGTGATTGAGCAGGCGCTCAGCCAGTCGGCGGTGGCCAAGCAGGCCGCCACCAGCCGCGACCAAAGCTACTGGCAGTGGCGCGGTTACCAGGCCAACTACCGGCCGCAGTTGGGGCTGCAGGGCACGTTGCCCGGTTTCAGTCGCGCTGTGACGCCCGTGGTGCAGCCCGATGGCACCACCGACTTCCGGGCCGTGCGCATCAACAATTCCAACCTGGCCCTGACGCTCACTCAGAACATCGGCCGCACCGGCGGGCAGGTGTTCGTGGCCTCCGAACTGCAGCGCTTCGACGACTTCAATGGCGGCCTGAAGCGCTATAACAACCAGCCCGTAGCCATCGGCCTCACCCAGCCGCTGGGTATGTTCAACAACCTGAAATGGGCCCGCCGCGTGGAGACGCTGCGCTACCAGGAAAGCCAGCGGCTGTACGTGGAGGAGCGCGAAACCATTGCCCAGCGCATCACGGAGCTGTATTTTGATGTGCTGCAGCAACAGGTAAACGCCGAGGTAGCGGGCCAGAACGTGCAGGCCAACGAGGAACTGCTGCGCATCGGGCAGGAGCGGTACCGGCTGGGTCGCCTCTCCCAGAGCGACGTACTGCGGCTGGAGCTGAACCTGCTGAATGCCCGCCAGGCCGTAGCCCAGGGCCAGCTCGATGCTCAGAATGCGGCCGTGGAGCTCCAGATCTATACCGGCCTGTCGGCCGAGCATCTGCGCCTCGCGGTGCCGGCCGCCGTCCCGCGGCTGGTGGTGCCGGCCGGCCGGGCGCTGGCCGAGGCGCAGCAGTACCGCAGCGTGGGGCTGGCGTTCCGACGGCGGCTGTTGGAGGCCGAGCGGGCCGTGGCCCTGGCCCGGGGCAGCACTGGTTTTCAGGCCACACTGGCCGCCAATCTGGGCTACGTAAACCAGGCCGGTAACCTCTGGGACACCTACGCCGCTTTGCAAAACCAGCAGCAGGTGCGCCTCACCTTCGCGCTGCCGCTCGTGGACTGGGGCCGGCAGAAATCCATCGTCAAAACCGCCGAGCTTACCCGCCGCCAGGTGCAGACCGATGTGGCTCAGGAAGAAGCCAGCTTCGCGCTCAGCGTGGAGGTGCAGGCCGCCCAGCTCGGCACCCTGGCTGAGCAGCTAACCCTCACGGCCCGGTCCGATTCGCTGGCCCGGCAGCGCTACGCCATTGCCCAGGCCACCTACAAAGTCGGCCGCATCAGCCTCACCGACCTCACCATTGCCTCCGCCGAAAAGGACCAGGCCCGCCGCACCTATATTCTGGCTCTGCGCGCCGCCTGGGTGGCGCACTACCGCCTCCGCGCCCTCACCCTCTACGACTTCGAGCGGCAGCAGCCCCTGGCCGCGCAGTAG
- a CDS encoding efflux RND transporter periplasmic adaptor subunit — MDRAIPQTTQNRRLRRRWLLGAGLLLLLAVGLLAFRTVLRPGLSRASILTARAETGDVEASLTAAGVIIPAHEAVITSPIQSTIRRVAVAVGSRVQPGQTILELDRELTSTALAKLQDEQQQHRNKNSQLQLSLEKALNDLRSQEQVQQVKVRSLQSALRDEQYLLQIGGGTAESVRQAELSLRVARLEQQRLAEQIRNQRAANAADVRELGFTLQIQERSITELAGKLQQANISSQQPGVLTWVNEDLGTTVQAGDPLARVADLSRFRVRATISDAYADALHLQDAVVIRINGTDLRGTISTISPAVEKGVVSFYATLAQDHHPALRANLRADVFVVTKAHHNVVRLKNGPFYQGGKEQPVFVVQDGKAVRRIVQFGDSNFDYVQITGGLRPGEEVVVSDTKDYADTPELTLHD; from the coding sequence ATGGACAGAGCCATTCCTCAGACCACCCAAAACCGTCGTTTGCGCCGCCGCTGGCTGCTGGGCGCGGGGCTGCTGCTGCTGCTGGCGGTGGGCCTGCTGGCCTTCCGCACGGTGCTCCGGCCCGGCCTCAGCCGTGCCAGCATCCTCACGGCCCGCGCCGAAACAGGCGACGTGGAAGCCTCTCTCACGGCGGCCGGCGTCATCATTCCGGCCCACGAGGCGGTGATTACCAGTCCCATTCAGAGCACCATCCGGCGGGTGGCGGTGGCGGTGGGCAGCCGGGTGCAGCCGGGCCAGACGATTCTGGAGCTGGACCGGGAACTGACCAGCACGGCCCTGGCTAAGCTCCAGGACGAGCAGCAGCAACACCGCAACAAGAACAGCCAGCTCCAGCTCAGCCTCGAAAAAGCCCTCAACGACCTTCGTTCCCAGGAGCAGGTGCAGCAGGTGAAGGTGCGCAGCCTGCAGTCGGCGCTGCGCGACGAGCAATACCTGCTGCAGATTGGGGGCGGCACCGCCGAGAGCGTGCGCCAGGCCGAGCTGAGCCTGCGCGTGGCCCGGCTGGAGCAGCAGCGCCTCGCGGAGCAAATCCGCAACCAGCGCGCCGCCAACGCCGCCGATGTGCGCGAACTGGGTTTCACCCTCCAGATCCAGGAACGCAGCATTACCGAGCTGGCCGGCAAGCTGCAGCAGGCCAACATCAGCAGCCAGCAGCCCGGCGTGCTGACCTGGGTGAACGAGGACCTGGGCACCACCGTGCAGGCCGGCGACCCGCTGGCCCGCGTGGCCGACCTGAGCCGCTTCCGGGTACGCGCCACCATTTCCGACGCCTACGCCGATGCCCTGCACCTGCAGGATGCGGTGGTTATCCGCATCAACGGCACCGATTTGCGCGGCACCATCAGCACCATCAGTCCGGCCGTGGAGAAAGGCGTGGTTTCCTTCTACGCCACCCTGGCCCAGGACCACCACCCGGCCTTGCGTGCCAACCTGCGGGCCGATGTATTCGTGGTGACGAAAGCCCACCACAACGTGGTGCGCCTCAAAAACGGGCCGTTCTACCAGGGCGGCAAGGAGCAGCCGGTATTTGTGGTGCAGGACGGCAAAGCTGTGCGCCGCATCGTGCAGTTCGGCGACAGCAACTTCGACTACGTGCAGATAACCGGCGGCCTGCGGCCCGGCGAGGAAGTAGTAGTGTCCGACACGAAGGACTACGCCGACACGCCCGAACTCACCCTCCACGACTAA
- a CDS encoding ABC transporter permease, whose translation MLLSYLKLAWKVLLRRRFFTFINLFGVSFTLMILLVVMALVDHVVGPNMPEKRIDRMLFVNTIRQEMVDGHGWMNRPASVHFVDTYIRRMKTPEKVALTSNIYNATAFTNNGLLPLDIRYTDGDFWQIMDFEFVGGRAFSRAEVAQAQRVCVLNEATARSYFGTADVVGRTIEIDLKRYRVAGVVHNVSAVHIASYADVWVPYTLSPSLVRDSSIGGEFLVVLLAPTAAAAPAMREEYRQMVQRVEIPNPKEVKAIYSYADPMLATFTRALHITRSVGSGNSQTLDNDNVGAFYLICALMGLLFMLLPALNLVNLNVTRILERSSEIGVRKAFGATGRNLVGQFLVENVVLAVVGGLLGLGLAAGALALLNDAHIVAYAQFSLSWRVFGWGLGLALLFGLMSGVYPAWKMSRLNPVVALRGSGEQK comes from the coding sequence ATGCTTCTCAGCTACCTCAAGCTTGCCTGGAAAGTCTTGCTGCGCCGCCGGTTTTTCACGTTTATCAACCTGTTCGGCGTGAGCTTTACACTGATGATTCTGCTAGTGGTGATGGCCCTGGTAGACCACGTAGTGGGGCCCAATATGCCAGAAAAGCGCATTGACAGGATGCTGTTCGTGAATACCATCAGGCAGGAGATGGTGGACGGCCACGGTTGGATGAACCGGCCCGCCAGCGTGCATTTCGTGGATACCTACATCCGCCGGATGAAGACGCCGGAGAAAGTAGCCTTGACATCGAATATTTACAATGCCACGGCCTTCACCAACAACGGCCTGCTCCCGCTGGATATCCGCTACACCGATGGGGACTTCTGGCAGATCATGGACTTCGAGTTTGTGGGCGGGCGGGCGTTCAGCAGGGCCGAAGTGGCGCAGGCCCAGCGCGTTTGCGTGCTCAACGAAGCCACGGCCCGCAGCTACTTCGGCACCGCCGACGTGGTGGGGCGCACCATCGAGATAGACCTGAAACGCTACCGCGTGGCTGGGGTGGTGCACAACGTGTCGGCCGTGCACATTGCCTCCTATGCCGATGTGTGGGTGCCCTACACGCTGAGCCCGTCATTGGTGCGTGATAGTAGCATAGGGGGGGAGTTTCTGGTGGTGCTGCTGGCACCCACGGCAGCGGCGGCCCCAGCCATGCGTGAGGAATACCGCCAGATGGTGCAGCGCGTGGAAATCCCAAATCCCAAGGAAGTGAAGGCCATCTATTCCTACGCCGACCCCATGCTGGCCACCTTCACCCGCGCCCTCCACATCACCCGGTCCGTGGGCTCCGGCAACTCCCAGACCCTGGACAACGACAACGTGGGGGCCTTCTACCTGATTTGTGCCCTCATGGGGCTACTGTTTATGCTGCTGCCAGCCCTGAACCTGGTGAACCTGAACGTGACGCGCATTCTGGAGCGCTCCAGCGAGATTGGCGTTCGGAAGGCCTTTGGGGCTACGGGCCGCAACCTGGTGGGGCAGTTTTTGGTGGAAAACGTGGTGCTGGCCGTGGTGGGCGGCCTGCTGGGCCTGGGCCTGGCTGCCGGCGCGCTGGCGCTACTCAACGACGCCCATATCGTAGCCTATGCCCAGTTCAGCCTGAGCTGGCGGGTGTTCGGCTGGGGTCTGGGGCTGGCCCTGCTGTTTGGGCTGATGAGCGGCGTGTATCCCGCCTGGAAAATGTCGCGCCTCAACCCAGTAGTGGCTCTGCGCGGCAGCGGCGAGCAGAAATAA